A genomic segment from Clostridia bacterium encodes:
- the nagB gene encoding glucosamine-6-phosphate deaminase has translation MQLILCDNYADMSEKCAEIFAEQIRTKKNSVLGLATGSTPIVVYEKLAELYKKGELDFSEITTFNLDEYYPLAPDNDQSYHYFMNEHLFSKVNIKPENTNIIDGLADDPNAECKAFEEKIASTDGIDLQLLGVGVNGHIGFNEPDDALIADTHITDLTQSTIEANARFFNDISEVPTKALTMGIASILKSKKIVILASGKSKHEAVKAMLNEKITTATPATMLKVHPDVILICDKEAYNG, from the coding sequence ATGCAATTGATTTTATGTGACAACTATGCAGACATGTCTGAAAAATGTGCCGAAATTTTTGCCGAACAAATCCGTACAAAGAAAAACAGCGTATTGGGTCTTGCAACCGGCTCTACACCTATCGTTGTATATGAAAAGCTTGCAGAGCTTTATAAAAAAGGCGAGCTTGATTTTTCAGAAATAACCACCTTTAATTTAGACGAGTATTACCCCTTAGCGCCCGATAACGACCAGAGCTATCATTATTTCATGAACGAACATCTTTTCAGCAAGGTCAACATCAAGCCTGAAAATACAAACATCATTGACGGACTTGCCGATGACCCCAATGCCGAATGTAAAGCTTTCGAAGAAAAGATTGCTTCAACAGATGGAATTGACTTACAGCTTTTAGGTGTAGGCGTAAACGGTCACATCGGTTTTAACGAGCCGGATGATGCCTTGATTGCAGATACGCACATCACGGACCTTACCCAAAGCACCATTGAAGCAAACGCCCGTTTCTTCAATGATATTTCGGAAGTGCCCACCAAAGCACTCACCATGGGTATCGCGTCCATCTTAAAATCCAAAAAGATTGTAATCTTGGCAAGCGGAAAATCCAAGCATGAAGCGGTAAAAGCGATGCTGAACGAAAAAATCACCACCGCCACCCCCGCAACCATGCTCAAAGTTCATCCCGACGTTATCCTCATCTGCGATAAAGAAGCTTATAACGGTTAA
- a CDS encoding LysR family transcriptional regulator — MNTQYFKYVIEVERTRSITQAAENLYMGQPNLSRAIKEIEETLGFPIFERTTKGVVPTAKGTEFLTYAHNIVQQLEKMSHLSIQDVSDAQVFNVSIPRASYISDALVSFLKTLDPSQTVDVDLQETNSMQSISNVAEGRHNIAIIRYRLTNERYFEDYLNTKKLTAETVWEFERRIITSVNNPYLTDGLLHQEDLQNCIEIVHGDTIVPYHQPGQQSQTKKPVKKFHLYERGSQFEILSSIPHSYMWTSPIPKAQLDRFGLCTAKCTKPGKKYKDVLIYQEGYKLSELDKKFLDEVYEAQKRVMTEE, encoded by the coding sequence ATGAACACACAGTATTTTAAATATGTCATCGAGGTCGAGCGCACCCGTTCCATTACCCAGGCGGCAGAAAACCTTTACATGGGTCAACCGAACCTGAGCCGTGCCATTAAAGAGATTGAAGAAACTTTAGGCTTTCCTATTTTCGAGCGCACCACAAAAGGCGTTGTGCCTACCGCCAAAGGTACTGAATTTTTGACCTATGCGCATAACATTGTTCAGCAGTTAGAGAAAATGAGCCATCTGTCTATTCAGGATGTAAGTGATGCGCAGGTTTTTAATGTGTCTATTCCCCGAGCCAGCTACATTTCTGATGCTTTGGTTTCCTTTTTAAAAACGTTAGACCCAAGCCAGACGGTAGATGTTGACCTGCAGGAAACCAATTCCATGCAATCTATCAGTAACGTGGCAGAGGGCAGACACAATATTGCCATCATCCGCTACCGCTTAACCAACGAGCGTTACTTTGAGGACTATTTAAACACCAAAAAGCTGACTGCCGAAACGGTGTGGGAATTTGAAAGACGGATTATCACTTCGGTAAACAACCCCTATCTTACAGACGGCTTACTGCACCAGGAAGATTTACAAAACTGCATCGAAATCGTGCACGGTGATACCATTGTGCCTTATCATCAGCCGGGTCAGCAAAGTCAGACCAAAAAGCCGGTTAAAAAATTCCACTTATACGAGCGCGGAAGCCAGTTTGAAATATTAAGCAGTATTCCCCATTCTTATATGTGGACCTCGCCTATCCCGAAAGCACAGCTTGACCGTTTTGGTCTTTGTACTGCAAAATGCACCAAGCCCGGCAAAAAATACAAGGATGTCTTAATCTATCAGGAGGGTTATAAACTCTCTGAGTTGGATAAAAAATTCTTAGATGAAGTTTACGAAGCGCAAAAAAGAGTCATGACCGAAGAATAG
- a CDS encoding nucleotidyltransferase, producing MKKNNVALAIMAAGMGSRFGGLKQITPMTNDGRTILDFSLHDALESGFNKFVFIIKKEIEKDFREAVGKRAEKMADTEYVFQEKDAKIPSAYQHLIADRAKPWGTGHAILCAEDALKDMPFAVINADDYYGKNGYKALYEHLTTSDEFCMCGFKLKNTLTDNGTVARGVCEVENGYLKSITEHTALDKNSPFAPDTVVSMNLFGLNPRIFTYLNENFEPFLQNLQNPAKDEFFLPAVIDKALKNNGEHLKVLETDDKWYGVTYKEDADYVKSALKAMIEKGMYHADRS from the coding sequence ATGAAAAAAAATAATGTGGCACTCGCCATTATGGCAGCAGGCATGGGTAGCCGTTTCGGCGGTTTAAAACAAATCACCCCCATGACCAACGACGGAAGAACCATCTTAGATTTTTCCTTGCATGATGCTTTGGAGAGCGGATTCAACAAATTTGTATTTATTATCAAAAAGGAAATCGAAAAGGATTTCAGAGAAGCAGTTGGTAAACGTGCCGAAAAAATGGCGGATACCGAATACGTGTTTCAGGAAAAGGATGCAAAAATTCCGTCTGCTTATCAGCATTTAATCGCTGACAGAGCAAAGCCCTGGGGTACAGGTCATGCAATCCTTTGCGCAGAGGATGCATTGAAGGATATGCCCTTTGCGGTAATCAATGCCGATGACTATTACGGCAAAAACGGTTACAAAGCACTTTACGAACACTTAACCACAAGTGATGAATTCTGCATGTGCGGATTCAAACTCAAAAACACCCTTACCGATAATGGTACCGTTGCGCGCGGTGTTTGCGAAGTGGAAAACGGATATTTAAAATCCATCACAGAGCATACGGCGCTTGACAAAAACTCCCCCTTTGCACCCGACACGGTTGTTTCCATGAACCTATTTGGTTTAAACCCCAGAATCTTTACTTATCTGAACGAAAACTTTGAGCCTTTCCTTCAGAATTTACAAAATCCCGCAAAGGACGAATTTTTCCTGCCTGCCGTAATCGATAAAGCGCTTAAAAATAACGGTGAACATTTAAAGGTTCTTGAAACAGATGACAAATGGTACGGCGTTACCTATAAAGAAGACGCCGATTATGTAAAATCGGCTTTAAAAGCCATGATTGAGAAAGGAATGTATCATGCAGACAGATCTTAA
- the adhE gene encoding bifunctional acetaldehyde-CoA/alcohol dehydrogenase yields the protein MNDKRMTVDSIEALENALENLRKAQKKFATYSQEQVDKIFLAAATAANKARISLAKLAVEETGMGVVEDKVIKNHYAAEYIYNAYKDTKTCGVIEEDKAFGIQKIAEPIGVIAAVIPTTNPTSTAIFKILLALKTRNAIIISPHPRAKNATVAAAKILLEAAVKAGAPEGIVDWIDVPGLDMTNTVMKEADIILATGGPGMVKAAYSSGKPALGVGAGNTPAIIDDTADILLAVNSIIHSKTFDNGMICASEQSVLVLENVYDAVKAEFATRGCYFLNPEETEKVRKTILINGALNAKIVGQSAHKIATLSGVDVPETTKILIGEVESVEISEEFAHEKLSPVLAMYKVKTFEEALQKAEQLIADGGYGHTASVYLNPGLAKDKFDAFCARMKTCRILLNTPSSHGGIGDLYNFKLAPSLTLGCGSWGGNSVSENVGVKHLLNIKTVAERRENMLWFRAPEKIYIKKGCLPVALDELKTVMGKKKAFIVTDSFLYENGHTKAICDKLDALGIQHTTFFEVEPDPTLACAKAGAEQMQAFKPDTIIALGGGSAMDAAKIMWVLYEHPEADFMDMAMRFIDIRKRVYTFPKMGEKAYFIAIPTSAGTGSEVTPFAVITDEQSGVKYPLADYELLPNMAIVDTDLHMTAPKGLTAASGIDAVTHAMEAYASMLATDYTDGLALQALKIIFKYLPRAYENGLTDVEAREKMANAATVAGMAFANAFLGVCHSMAHKLGAFHHLPHGVANALMINEVVRFNASEAPAKMGTFSQYDHPHTLSRYAEIADALGLGGKDDNEKLENLLQALDALKEKVGIKKTIQDYGIDEDTFLKSLDDMTEQAFDDQCTGANPRYPLMREIKEMYLNAYYGGKRA from the coding sequence ATGAATGACAAAAGAATGACAGTAGACAGTATTGAAGCCTTGGAAAACGCGCTTGAAAATTTACGCAAAGCGCAGAAAAAATTTGCGACCTATTCCCAGGAACAAGTAGACAAAATCTTCTTAGCGGCGGCAACAGCGGCAAACAAAGCTCGTATTTCGCTTGCAAAGCTTGCGGTTGAGGAAACCGGTATGGGTGTTGTAGAAGACAAGGTTATCAAAAACCACTATGCAGCTGAATACATTTACAACGCATATAAAGACACCAAAACCTGCGGTGTAATTGAAGAGGACAAGGCGTTCGGAATTCAGAAAATCGCAGAGCCTATCGGCGTTATTGCGGCGGTTATTCCTACAACCAATCCCACTTCTACTGCAATTTTCAAAATTCTTCTGGCACTTAAAACAAGAAATGCTATTATCATTTCCCCGCATCCGAGAGCAAAGAATGCTACTGTTGCGGCGGCAAAAATCTTACTGGAAGCGGCGGTTAAAGCCGGCGCGCCCGAAGGCATTGTGGACTGGATTGATGTACCGGGACTGGATATGACCAACACGGTTATGAAAGAAGCGGACATCATACTCGCAACCGGCGGTCCGGGTATGGTTAAGGCAGCATATTCCTCCGGCAAGCCCGCTCTTGGCGTAGGCGCAGGCAACACCCCTGCAATTATAGATGACACAGCGGATATTCTGCTTGCGGTCAATTCCATTATCCATTCTAAAACTTTTGATAACGGCATGATTTGTGCTTCCGAACAAAGCGTTTTAGTACTTGAAAACGTTTACGATGCAGTAAAGGCAGAATTTGCAACACGAGGCTGTTATTTCCTGAATCCGGAAGAAACAGAAAAGGTACGCAAAACCATTTTGATTAACGGTGCGTTGAATGCTAAAATCGTAGGACAATCCGCCCATAAAATTGCGACACTTTCAGGCGTAGATGTTCCCGAAACCACAAAAATCCTGATTGGCGAAGTGGAATCTGTTGAGATTTCCGAAGAGTTTGCCCACGAAAAGCTCTCCCCTGTTCTTGCAATGTATAAAGTCAAAACCTTTGAAGAAGCCCTTCAAAAAGCTGAACAGCTAATAGCAGACGGCGGATACGGACATACAGCATCGGTATATTTAAATCCCGGACTTGCAAAAGATAAATTTGATGCTTTCTGTGCGCGGATGAAAACCTGCCGAATCTTATTAAACACCCCCTCATCGCATGGCGGTATTGGCGATTTGTACAACTTTAAGCTGGCTCCCTCGCTGACATTGGGGTGTGGCTCCTGGGGCGGCAACTCGGTATCCGAAAACGTAGGTGTTAAGCATCTTTTAAACATTAAGACGGTTGCAGAAAGAAGGGAAAATATGCTGTGGTTCAGAGCTCCTGAAAAGATTTATATCAAAAAAGGCTGTCTGCCTGTGGCACTTGACGAGTTAAAGACGGTTATGGGCAAGAAAAAGGCTTTTATTGTAACCGATTCCTTTCTTTATGAAAACGGTCACACAAAGGCAATTTGCGATAAATTGGATGCGCTTGGCATCCAACACACCACTTTCTTTGAAGTGGAACCCGATCCAACCTTAGCATGTGCAAAAGCAGGCGCTGAGCAGATGCAGGCCTTTAAGCCCGACACCATCATCGCACTTGGCGGCGGTTCTGCAATGGATGCGGCAAAAATCATGTGGGTGCTTTATGAACATCCCGAAGCAGATTTTATGGACATGGCAATGCGCTTTATTGACATTCGTAAACGTGTATACACATTCCCGAAAATGGGAGAAAAGGCGTATTTCATCGCAATTCCCACCTCGGCAGGTACCGGCTCTGAGGTTACCCCCTTTGCGGTAATCACCGACGAGCAGAGTGGTGTAAAATATCCTTTGGCGGACTACGAACTTTTGCCTAACATGGCAATTGTGGACACCGATTTACACATGACAGCACCCAAAGGGTTAACTGCAGCATCGGGCATTGATGCTGTGACCCATGCAATGGAAGCTTATGCTTCTATGCTTGCCACAGACTACACAGACGGGTTGGCATTGCAGGCGCTTAAAATCATTTTCAAATATCTCCCCCGCGCTTACGAAAACGGTCTTACCGATGTGGAAGCCAGAGAAAAAATGGCAAACGCGGCAACAGTTGCCGGTATGGCATTTGCCAATGCATTTTTGGGCGTATGCCACTCCATGGCGCATAAATTGGGTGCATTTCACCATCTGCCTCACGGTGTTGCAAACGCGTTGATGATTAATGAGGTTGTTCGTTTTAACGCTTCCGAAGCCCCTGCAAAAATGGGCACATTTTCCCAGTACGACCATCCGCACACCCTTTCGCGCTATGCCGAAATTGCAGATGCCTTGGGCTTGGGTGGTAAAGACGATAACGAAAAATTAGAAAACCTGCTTCAGGCTCTTGATGCGCTTAAAGAAAAGGTTGGCATTAAAAAGACAATACAGGATTATGGCATTGATGAAGATACATTCTTAAAATCTCTGGATGATATGACGGAGCAGGCATTTGATGATCAGTGCACAGGTGCAAACCCAAGATATCCCTTGATGCGTGAAATCAAGGAAATGTATTTAAATGCTTATTACGGAGGGAAACGAGCATGA
- a CDS encoding S-layer homology domain-containing protein, translating into MKKVLSMFLLGALIITLYVPVSAVTLKDEITKQFLFSYPDEVQTNVKNIISNSTIDEYPLWQYMMKKFPSARTQYGDKTKVAYEYIYFTYVVDFCENRTEKHNYYTLYDAIHYAQNGEFDLLIGEKGYWEVPIYMGGQMTSTGDLVWGPVTTAWIDDEKLNVVNPVSYYDSYNTFSFVEEISKLEVFEGLNNIEKACFVRHGKILYLYIKADGVDYAIPYVCGRDDLRYPGYASTITFKLDNGSLYRVEDMYTIMLEQLRENHVKIMSLNPLYVESNIKLAYDKYFEAPKENIAATSGEMAEKMKQVGLIKGNGEDLMLFDNLTRAEGITMLLRMIGEEENASQAQTMNIFSDVDESHWAFDNISYAYSEGLTKGTSETTFSPEEKLSAPQFMVMLLRAMGYDSYEGETLTLENASEIAKKVGFNTDFYDVQDLKRGHMAAIASRALNVVTANGKTVAENLLDEGVITANQFETISTSDFYTVPYEEKESWKIEGYPAFPDVTQKHYAIYKEATRDNRTEVAFFDIENEQEGDCLVYDGSSLTLSDNARYINSVKYVLSGNTWIKFEEGYPAISNYASEVLASDLDIK; encoded by the coding sequence ATGAAAAAAGTTTTATCAATGTTTCTTTTGGGTGCTTTGATTATAACCTTATATGTTCCTGTGTCTGCTGTAACACTAAAGGATGAAATTACTAAGCAATTTTTGTTTAGTTATCCTGACGAGGTGCAGACAAATGTGAAAAATATAATATCAAATAGTACGATTGACGAATACCCTCTTTGGCAATACATGATGAAAAAATTCCCGAGTGCTCGTACTCAATATGGTGATAAAACAAAGGTTGCATATGAATATATATATTTTACTTATGTGGTAGATTTTTGTGAGAATAGAACAGAAAAGCATAATTATTATACGCTTTATGATGCGATTCATTATGCTCAAAACGGAGAATTTGATTTGCTGATAGGAGAAAAAGGTTATTGGGAAGTGCCCATATATATGGGTGGGCAGATGACCTCAACAGGTGATTTGGTTTGGGGTCCTGTTACCACAGCATGGATTGACGATGAAAAGCTAAATGTGGTGAATCCAGTATCCTATTATGATAGTTACAATACATTTTCTTTTGTGGAGGAAATTTCAAAGTTAGAAGTATTTGAAGGATTAAACAATATCGAAAAAGCATGTTTTGTTCGTCATGGGAAAATACTGTATCTGTACATTAAAGCAGATGGTGTTGATTATGCAATTCCTTATGTTTGCGGAAGAGACGACCTCCGCTATCCTGGATATGCTTCCACGATTACATTCAAATTAGATAACGGCAGTTTGTATCGCGTAGAAGATATGTATACCATCATGCTGGAGCAACTGCGGGAAAATCATGTAAAAATCATGTCATTGAATCCTCTTTATGTGGAATCTAATATTAAGTTGGCATATGATAAATATTTTGAAGCCCCTAAAGAAAATATTGCGGCAACATCCGGTGAAATGGCAGAAAAAATGAAACAGGTTGGCTTAATAAAGGGAAATGGCGAAGATTTGATGTTATTTGATAATCTAACCCGCGCCGAGGGCATTACAATGTTACTTCGTATGATTGGCGAAGAGGAAAACGCAAGCCAAGCACAGACAATGAATATTTTTTCGGACGTGGACGAAAGTCATTGGGCGTTTGATAACATTTCGTATGCGTATTCAGAAGGCTTGACCAAAGGAACAAGCGAAACTACATTTTCTCCGGAAGAGAAATTGTCTGCACCGCAGTTTATGGTAATGTTGCTTCGTGCGATGGGATATGACAGTTACGAGGGGGAAACACTGACTTTGGAAAATGCGAGTGAAATCGCTAAAAAAGTCGGTTTTAATACAGATTTTTATGACGTGCAGGATTTAAAACGCGGTCATATGGCAGCAATTGCATCCCGTGCCTTGAATGTGGTTACAGCAAATGGCAAAACAGTCGCAGAAAATTTGCTTGATGAAGGTGTTATTACTGCTAATCAGTTTGAAACAATCAGCACGTCCGATTTTTACACCGTACCATACGAGGAAAAGGAATCTTGGAAAATTGAAGGGTATCCCGCTTTTCCGGATGTAACACAAAAGCATTATGCCATTTACAAAGAAGCGACACGCGACAACCGCACAGAAGTGGCATTTTTTGATATTGAAAATGAACAAGAAGGCGATTGCCTGGTTTATGACGGATCTTCGTTAACTTTGTCCGACAACGCGCGTTATATCAACAGCGTGAAGTATGTTTTAAGCGGAAACACCTGGATTAAATTTGAGGAAGGCTATCCTGCAATCAGTAATTATGCTTCCGAAGTGCTGGCATCAGATTTAGATATTAAATAA
- a CDS encoding phosphotransferase yields the protein MKLETIIAKRPDKTIYRVGDKAVKVFEENYSKANILNEALNQARIEETTLNVPKLLEVTKIDGKWAIVLEYVEGKTLAELMEEDPENKDVYIQRLVKVQADILSMRVSMLNKLKDKMHAKINSTDLDATTRYELHTRLDGMPKHKKVCHGDLNPSNVIITPDDKEYVIDWSHVTQGNASADAARTYLLFWLKKDIQGAEKYLNAFCLKNDIAKQYVQKWIPIVAASQLSKGKEEEREFLLSWIDVVDYE from the coding sequence ATGAAATTAGAAACCATTATTGCAAAAAGACCTGATAAAACCATTTATCGTGTAGGTGACAAAGCGGTTAAGGTATTTGAGGAAAACTATTCCAAAGCCAACATTTTAAACGAAGCTTTAAATCAGGCGCGCATTGAAGAGACAACACTTAATGTACCAAAATTGTTGGAAGTAACCAAAATTGACGGCAAATGGGCAATTGTTTTAGAATATGTAGAAGGCAAAACCCTTGCTGAGTTGATGGAAGAAGATCCCGAAAACAAGGATGTTTATATTCAGCGACTGGTTAAAGTGCAGGCTGACATTCTTTCTATGCGAGTAAGCATGCTGAACAAATTAAAGGATAAAATGCATGCAAAAATCAATTCTACCGATTTAGATGCAACTACGCGGTACGAGCTTCACACCAGACTTGACGGGATGCCTAAGCACAAAAAGGTATGTCATGGAGATTTGAATCCTTCCAACGTGATTATTACTCCCGATGACAAGGAATATGTGATTGACTGGTCGCATGTGACACAAGGCAATGCTTCCGCAGATGCGGCGCGCACCTACCTTTTGTTCTGGTTAAAAAAAGACATTCAGGGTGCGGAAAAATATTTAAACGCTTTTTGTCTGAAAAACGACATTGCAAAACAGTATGTACAAAAATGGATTCCGATTGTAGCAGCATCTCAGCTTTCTAAAGGCAAAGAAGAAGAACGGGAGTTTCTGCTTAGCTGGATTGACGTTGTCGATTACGAATAA
- a CDS encoding aminoglycoside phosphotransferase family protein, whose product MQTDLNEIFSHFDIETNFAPYGNGHINDTYVTSGKPRYILQRINTKIFTDPNGLMNNIQLVTKYLRDIIKAENGNPDRETLTVVPTVDNKPYYRAKDGNCYRLYIFIEDTVTLQQPENRKQLEAVGKAFGRFQKQLKDFPAEKLVETIKDFHNTPKRFEDFKQAVENDAFGRAAFAKEEIKFALSRGESCGIIHEGILNGSIPLRVTHNDTKINNVLLEPETFSPVCVIDLDTVMPGSMLYDFGDALRTGGTPAAEDEQDLDKVYFDLRLFKSFAQGFLAETKDSITESEFKLLPESVKILTYECGIRFLGDYLNGDTYFKTKYATHNLDRARTQFKLVADIENKLSEMHSVLESL is encoded by the coding sequence ATGCAGACAGATCTTAATGAAATTTTTTCACATTTTGACATCGAGACCAACTTTGCACCCTATGGAAACGGTCATATCAATGACACTTATGTAACCTCCGGTAAACCGCGTTACATCTTACAGCGCATCAACACAAAAATTTTCACAGACCCGAACGGCTTGATGAATAACATTCAGCTTGTTACCAAATATCTGCGAGACATCATCAAAGCAGAAAACGGAAATCCGGATCGCGAAACCTTAACAGTTGTGCCTACTGTAGACAATAAGCCTTACTACAGAGCTAAAGACGGAAACTGCTATCGCCTTTATATCTTTATTGAAGATACGGTTACTCTGCAGCAACCCGAAAACCGCAAACAGCTCGAAGCAGTGGGCAAAGCGTTCGGCAGATTCCAGAAGCAGTTAAAAGACTTCCCCGCCGAAAAGCTTGTGGAAACCATTAAAGATTTCCATAACACCCCCAAACGTTTTGAAGATTTTAAACAAGCGGTAGAAAACGACGCATTTGGCAGAGCTGCATTTGCAAAGGAAGAAATTAAGTTCGCGTTAAGCCGTGGTGAATCCTGCGGAATTATTCACGAAGGCATTTTAAACGGCTCTATTCCGCTTCGCGTTACCCATAACGACACAAAAATCAATAATGTGCTGTTAGAACCCGAAACCTTTTCTCCCGTTTGCGTAATCGACTTAGATACTGTTATGCCCGGTTCTATGCTGTATGACTTCGGCGATGCGCTTCGTACCGGCGGTACACCTGCTGCTGAAGATGAACAGGATTTAGATAAGGTTTACTTTGACTTAAGACTGTTCAAATCCTTTGCCCAAGGCTTTTTAGCAGAAACAAAGGATTCTATTACAGAAAGCGAATTCAAACTGTTGCCCGAATCCGTTAAAATTTTAACCTATGAATGTGGTATTCGTTTCTTAGGTGACTACTTAAACGGCGATACATATTTTAAAACCAAATACGCAACCCACAACTTAGACCGTGCAAGAACGCAGTTTAAGCTGGTTGCGGATATCGAAAACAAACTTTCCGAAATGCATTCCGTATTGGAAAGCCTTTAA